TTTTGATAAAGCCATTGTTTATATTTAAACTAATTTTTCTTTTAGGGCTTTTTCCCAATTTTTCGCAATGTATATGTTGTCGTAAAAAGAGAGAAGATGCTATAGGATTAAACATTAAGGATGGAGGTCTTATGTGCAAGGAGCATTTAAATGGCTCTTTTCCTATTTCTCAAGCCTCTATAAAAATAATAGATAACCTTTCAAAAATTCCCTTTTCCTATGGAAAAAGAATAACAATTGCAGAAAACCTTAAAAAAGAGATAGAGGACATTAGCCAATATATCCTCTCTTTTCATTTACCTTAAAAGGAATATGGAGGAAATTAAAACAAAAATGGAGTTAATGAGGCTATTTCTAAAATATCCCATTAGCTCGCTACCAATAGTTGATGAAAAAAGAAAAATATTAGGCTTTCTCTCAAAACAGGATATAATTGCATCATCTGGAATGAAGGATGACATTAACCTTCCCATTGCTGATGTTATTGAGCATTACCTTAATCCTGTTGATAAAGAAAAGGATATTCACTTTCTTAATTTAATTTTAAAGAATTTTAACAAAATAAAGAAAATTCCTATAATGGATAGCTCTGGGAATATAGTGAATATGTGGGAAAGGTTTGAATTGATTGCAGGGTGGGAGGGAGAAGAAAATAGAGAAAGAAGGGATTTTTATTCCAAGCTATTTGACAACCTTCCCGTTGGGGTTGTTATTACATCAGAGAAGGGAAAAATTTTATACCTTAACCCATCTGCCTCATCCATTAGCGATACAAAAGGAAAAAAGATAGGTCGGGATTTTTACGAGGTTTTTAATGTAAAAATAGAACCTCCAGCTTCAAGAAAAAAGGAGGGAAATTTTATATTTGATGCAGGATATATTAAGGAAGACAATAAAATAAAAGGGACAATATATAT
The sequence above is drawn from the bacterium genome and encodes:
- a CDS encoding CBS domain-containing protein, encoding MRLFLKYPISSLPIVDEKRKILGFLSKQDIIASSGMKDDINLPIADVIEHYLNPVDKEKDIHFLNLILKNFNKIKKIPIMDSSGNIVNMWERFELIAGWEGEENRERRDFYSKLFDNLPVGVVITSEKGKILYLNPSASSISDTKGKKIGRDFYEVFNVKIEPPASRKKEGNFIFDAGYIKEDNKIKGTIYIIEKR